Genomic window (Prosthecochloris aestuarii DSM 271):
CATGCCTCTTTTGAACGGATCATATCGGGGTTGCTTCTTTTTGCGGAAGATTTCATCGATAAGGCCACCACTCAAGCCATTGAAAACAGTATACAAAGAAATTAACGGAAATTATTTATGGCCTTTTTATGTAGTAAGAGTATAGTTCCATTATAAATGGATCAGTGATCCATTTATTTCATGTATTGCTCACAACTCTTAATCCTGTTTTAGTCATGACACACATCAAACAGTTCAGCAAACCGCTTGCCGTGGTATTAATTCTCGCCATGACCTCCTTCACCTGGGGATGTACGACCACCACCGGAGCAGGCAGAGGTGCAGGAATAGGTGCTGCATCAGGGGCCATTCTCGGAGGCATTATCGGCAGCCAGACAGGCAGCTGGGGTAAAGGGGCTCTTCTTGGCGCAGTCATAGGGGGTGCAGGCGGCGCACTCATCGGAGATTATATGGACGCGCAGGCGGAAGAGATCGACAATTCGGTTGACGGGGCTACCGTCGAACGTGTCGGCGAAGGTATCAGGGTTGTCTTCGACTCAGGTCTTCTTTTCAGTACCGCTTCATCGACCCTGACCTCTACCAGCCGATACAACATTCAGAAACTTGCATCGATTCTGAACAAATACGAAGACACCAATGTCGTTATCGAAGGTCACACCGACTCTGTCGGGACGGAGAGCTCCAACCAGCAGCTTTCAGAAAACCGCGCAGAATCAGTAGCATCTCTGCTCAGAGCATACGGCGTCTACGGCAGCCGCATCTCTACGGTAGGCTATGGCGAAACCCGTCCTGTTGCTTCAAACGAAACAGCTCAGGGCAAGAAACTTAACCGTCGGGTTGAAGTGCTGATTTACGCCAATGATGATTTGAAACAGCAGGCCGAGACCGGCGAACTGAGAATGTAACGCCCCTGTCGCAAACAATAAAAAAGCTCCCCTTCCGGGAGCTTTTTTATTGCTCTATCCGCCAAACCATCACCCTCCGCCTGATGGCCACGCCACGACAGGGTCTTTTCATCGCGCTTCCCTCTTTGTTACATTACCTGTACACCGGCATGGAGCAGAGCTTTTTCAACAGCAGACAACACAAACCAGCCAGACATGTATCGACCTATCGGCGAGTATGGCATCATCGGCAATATGCAAACCGCGGCCCTGGTATCGAACGACGGCTCGATCGATTACTGCTCGATGCCGTTTCTCGACTCCCCGACCATCTTCGCCGCTCTCCTCGACGATGAAAAAGGTGGTTTTTTCAGTATACAGCCAGAGGGAGCCTTCACCGCAAAACAGGAATATGTTTCCGATACCAACGTCCTGGCATCTACATTCACCACCACCGGCGGTGAGGCTGTCCTGTTCGACTTCATGCCGGCATCGTCAGAGCAATCGCCTGACAGCAATGAAGATCGTATCCACCGATGCATCCTCATGCAATCAGGATCTTCGGACTTTGTGCTGCACTTCTCTCCGAGGCCGGACTACGCAAAAACAGTTCCGGTTATCACCAACGCCAAAGGAATGATAACGGCAATCGCAGGAACGTATTGCCTTTCACTTGTTCATTCACTTGACTCCTTCAGAGTCATTGAGCAGAAAGAGGGCTCCATAGCTCTCTCGTTCCGACTCAACGCCGGAGAGAAAGCGCATTTCAACCTGATATACGGCAATGAAAACCAGGATATGCCGCTTATCTGCAACCTCCAGGATACGATCGATTTCTGGAGGGAGTGGCTCCGGGGATGCTTCGGCCAGAACTGCGCGCTGACCGGCAGTTACAGGCCGATGATCAACCGCTCGATGCTCACCCTGAAACTGCTGACCTTTCACCCGACAGGAGCTATTGCCGCTGCC
Coding sequences:
- a CDS encoding OmpA family protein; its protein translation is MTHIKQFSKPLAVVLILAMTSFTWGCTTTTGAGRGAGIGAASGAILGGIIGSQTGSWGKGALLGAVIGGAGGALIGDYMDAQAEEIDNSVDGATVERVGEGIRVVFDSGLLFSTASSTLTSTSRYNIQKLASILNKYEDTNVVIEGHTDSVGTESSNQQLSENRAESVASLLRAYGVYGSRISTVGYGETRPVASNETAQGKKLNRRVEVLIYANDDLKQQAETGELRM